One region of Bosea sp. 29B genomic DNA includes:
- a CDS encoding inorganic phosphate transporter, whose amino-acid sequence MTVGLGYMCYSLYQDISGTGMPATTWLPFVLLGVAMLIALGFEFVNGFHDTANAVATVIYTNAMPASIAVVWSGVFNFLGVMMASGAVAFGIISLLPVELILNVGSGAGFAMVFALLIAAIIWNLGTWALGLPASSSHTLIGSIIGVGLANQLYNSASGTSGVDWTKATEIGWSLLISPLFGFIAAALVFLTLKLMVRNPELYAEPKGNKPPPLWIRGILIATCTGVSFAHGSNDGQKGMGLIMLILIGCAPTAYALNRAIPAGDLDNFRKTAIAASAVIDQKALGYAIIGDPRQNVTRYVSERKIDDSTFPALSALNKEIVKTIETYGHPSKFPATTVANARNDMYLASEALRFIFKADKKEEKIFSADDLKVMTAYKTSLDDATKFIPFWVKVVVALALGLGTMVGWKRIVVTVGEKIGKQHLTYAQGASAELVAAGTIAAADIYGLPVSTTHILSSGVAGTMAANKSGLQMSTVRNMLMAWVLTLPCAILISGTLFVLLRQVF is encoded by the coding sequence ATGACGGTCGGCCTCGGTTATATGTGCTATTCTCTCTACCAGGACATCAGCGGCACCGGCATGCCGGCGACGACCTGGCTGCCCTTCGTCCTGCTCGGCGTGGCCATGCTGATCGCGCTCGGCTTCGAGTTCGTCAACGGCTTCCATGACACCGCCAACGCGGTCGCGACGGTGATCTACACCAACGCGATGCCGGCCAGTATCGCAGTCGTCTGGTCGGGCGTCTTCAACTTCCTCGGCGTGATGATGGCGTCCGGCGCCGTCGCCTTCGGCATCATTTCGCTGCTGCCGGTCGAACTCATCCTGAATGTCGGCTCCGGTGCCGGTTTCGCCATGGTCTTCGCGCTGCTGATCGCCGCGATCATCTGGAATCTCGGCACCTGGGCGCTCGGCCTGCCGGCCTCGTCCTCGCATACGCTGATCGGCTCGATCATCGGTGTCGGCCTCGCCAACCAGCTCTACAACAGTGCGAGCGGGACCTCCGGCGTCGACTGGACCAAGGCGACCGAGATCGGCTGGTCGCTGCTGATCTCGCCGCTCTTCGGCTTCATTGCCGCCGCGCTGGTCTTCCTGACGCTCAAGCTGATGGTGCGCAATCCCGAGCTCTATGCCGAGCCCAAGGGCAACAAGCCGCCGCCGCTCTGGATCCGCGGCATCCTGATCGCGACCTGCACCGGCGTCTCCTTCGCCCATGGCTCGAATGACGGCCAGAAGGGCATGGGCCTGATCATGCTGATCCTGATCGGCTGCGCGCCCACCGCCTATGCGCTGAACCGCGCCATTCCGGCCGGCGATCTCGATAATTTCCGCAAGACCGCGATCGCCGCCAGCGCCGTCATCGACCAGAAGGCGCTGGGCTACGCCATCATCGGCGACCCGCGCCAGAACGTGACCCGCTATGTCTCCGAGCGGAAGATCGACGACTCGACCTTCCCGGCGCTCTCGGCCCTGAACAAGGAGATCGTCAAGACGATCGAGACCTACGGCCATCCCTCGAAGTTCCCGGCCACCACCGTCGCCAACGCCCGCAACGACATGTATCTCGCCTCCGAGGCGCTGCGCTTCATCTTCAAGGCCGACAAGAAGGAGGAGAAGATCTTCTCCGCCGACGACCTCAAGGTGATGACCGCCTACAAGACCTCGCTCGACGACGCGACCAAGTTCATCCCGTTCTGGGTCAAGGTCGTGGTCGCGCTGGCGCTCGGGCTCGGCACCATGGTCGGCTGGAAGCGCATCGTCGTCACAGTCGGTGAAAAGATCGGCAAGCAGCACCTGACTTATGCGCAAGGCGCCTCGGCCGAGCTCGTCGCCGCCGGCACGATCGCAGCCGCCGACATTTACGGCCTGCCGGTCTCGACCACGCACATCCTCTCCTCCGGCGTCGCCGGCACCATGGCGGCCAACAAATCTGGCCTGCAGATGTCGACGGTGCGCAACATGCTGATGGCTTGGGTGCTCACCCTGCCCTGCGCCATCCTGATCTCCGGCACCTTGTTCGTGCTGTTGCGCCAGGTCTTCTAA
- a CDS encoding CorA family divalent cation transporter has protein sequence MNIAHLSPTDIQSQRGILWAFRFGSSRSAILIDRGEMPDLAGEAGFVWAHLDLVDERARSWIAAEPAIPAQAGDLLISHDQHQCLDHSADLVWGVTHDVGLNASGASHHVNPLRWVIGERFLVTGRREPLQSISQIAEALQKGERIDSPIALFERIIAFIIQDIAAAVLQLTDEIDTLEDRVLANRAGDSPQRIGAMRRSVVRLHRHVSGLHLLFRRFAEAEIGPTAPATVKSAAMRLLQRIDTLRHDVQALHERTRLLQEEAAAATATESSRQLHFLSILTALFLPATFITGMFGVNAKGVPWDDTTNGFVYVLLVCLVCSLLTLLLLKRRGIVA, from the coding sequence ATGAACATCGCGCATCTCTCGCCGACCGATATCCAGTCCCAGCGCGGCATTCTCTGGGCCTTCCGTTTCGGCTCCAGCCGTTCCGCCATCCTGATCGACCGCGGCGAGATGCCCGATCTTGCCGGCGAGGCGGGCTTCGTCTGGGCGCATCTCGATCTCGTCGACGAGCGGGCTCGCAGCTGGATCGCGGCCGAGCCGGCGATCCCCGCGCAAGCCGGCGATCTCCTGATCAGCCACGATCAGCATCAATGCCTCGACCATTCCGCCGATCTCGTCTGGGGCGTGACGCACGATGTCGGCCTCAACGCGAGCGGCGCCTCGCACCATGTCAATCCGCTGCGCTGGGTGATCGGCGAGCGCTTTCTTGTCACCGGCCGGCGCGAGCCCTTGCAATCGATCAGCCAGATAGCGGAGGCGCTGCAAAAGGGCGAGCGCATCGACAGCCCGATCGCCCTGTTCGAGCGCATCATCGCCTTCATTATCCAAGACATCGCCGCCGCCGTGCTGCAGCTGACCGACGAAATCGACACGCTCGAGGATCGGGTGCTGGCCAACCGTGCCGGCGACAGCCCGCAGCGTATCGGCGCCATGCGCCGCTCCGTCGTGCGGCTGCACCGCCATGTCAGCGGGCTGCATCTCCTGTTCCGCCGCTTCGCTGAAGCCGAGATCGGTCCGACCGCGCCCGCCACGGTCAAGAGCGCAGCCATGCGGCTGCTGCAGCGTATCGACACCTTGCGCCACGACGTCCAGGCCCTGCACGAGCGCACCCGTCTGCTGCAGGAGGAAGCAGCTGCCGCGACAGCGACCGAATCCAGCCGCCAGCTCCACTTCCTCTCGATCCTGACCGCCTTGTTCCTGCCGGCGACCTTCATCACCGGCATGTTCGGCGTCAACGCCAAGGGCGTGCCCTGGGACGACACCACGAACGGCTTCGTCTACGTGCTGCTGGTATGCCTGGTCTGCTCGCTGCTCACGCTGCTGCTCCTCAAGCGCCGCGGCATCGTCGCGTGA
- a CDS encoding CorA family divalent cation transporter, translated as MDGRTSRMPDLHSQTGIVWAYRFTADGTPTLIPRDEVPTLAPEDGFVWLHLDLVHTRAQAWIDERKELPSAARELLLSRETHQRLDHSASLVWGIAHDLTRDIVDRTDNVGTLAWAVGERFLLTGRREALQSVRKAVEALNAGEQIGSPAELFEHLIEYLIDDVTDAVVRLSDETDSIEDQILLDRLEDGPQRVGAVRRTAVQLHRQLAGLHLLFRRFAETPSGRSAPETVRAAALRLLLRVDTLRQDIQSVQDRARLLQDEIAVRSANQTNRQLYTLSILTALFLPATFITGLFGINVKGLPWVEWDLGAGFVTLACLGASLLTLFLLRRRGVIGR; from the coding sequence ATGGACGGACGCACATCCCGGATGCCTGACCTCCATTCGCAGACCGGCATTGTCTGGGCCTATCGCTTCACTGCGGATGGCACGCCGACGCTCATACCGCGCGATGAAGTGCCGACGCTGGCGCCGGAAGACGGCTTCGTCTGGCTGCATCTCGACCTCGTCCACACCAGGGCCCAGGCCTGGATCGACGAGCGCAAGGAATTGCCGTCCGCGGCGCGCGAGCTTCTGCTCTCGCGTGAGACGCATCAGCGGCTCGACCATTCCGCCAGCCTGGTCTGGGGCATCGCCCATGACCTGACCCGCGACATCGTCGACCGCACCGACAATGTCGGCACGCTCGCCTGGGCCGTCGGCGAGCGCTTCCTGCTGACCGGCCGGCGCGAGGCACTGCAATCGGTCCGCAAGGCGGTCGAGGCGCTCAATGCCGGCGAGCAGATCGGCTCTCCGGCCGAGCTGTTCGAGCACCTCATCGAATACCTGATCGACGACGTCACCGATGCGGTCGTCCGCCTCTCCGACGAGACCGACAGCATCGAGGACCAGATCCTGCTCGACCGGCTGGAGGATGGACCACAGCGCGTTGGCGCCGTCCGCCGCACCGCCGTGCAGCTGCACCGCCAGCTCGCTGGCCTGCACCTGCTGTTCCGGCGCTTCGCCGAGACACCGTCGGGGCGCTCGGCCCCAGAGACGGTGCGGGCGGCAGCGCTGCGCCTGCTGCTGCGGGTCGACACGCTGCGCCAGGACATCCAGTCGGTGCAGGACCGCGCCCGCCTGCTCCAGGACGAGATCGCCGTGCGCTCGGCCAACCAGACCAACCGGCAGCTCTACACGCTCTCGATCCTGACGGCGCTCTTCCTGCCGGCGACCTTCATCACCGGCCTGTTCGGCATCAATGTGAAGGGCCTGCCCTGGGTGGAATGGGACCTTGGCGCCGGCTTCGTCACCCTCGCCTGCCTCGGTGCTTCGCTGCTGACCCTGTTCCTGCTGCGACGGCGTGGGGTGATCGGACGTTAG
- a CDS encoding alpha/beta fold hydrolase: MATFILIAGGWQGGWVYEKVADLLAARGHKALPITLSGLGDRPAPAANLDTHIKELVDVVRAERDEVVLVGQSYGGMVVSGAADAAPSRIRALVYVDAYVPDDGDSLWSLTTPRFRDVFIEGAKADGLSCAPPAHLDARCRPHPIGTFLQAIKLSGRWREVPRKTYIGAFGWEGSPFRDLHERLSGDPEWSTFVFDCGHNVARLNPEALVEVLLAQV, encoded by the coding sequence ATGGCTACTTTCATCCTGATAGCCGGCGGTTGGCAGGGCGGCTGGGTCTACGAGAAGGTGGCCGATCTGCTCGCAGCGCGCGGCCACAAGGCCCTGCCGATCACGCTGTCCGGCCTTGGTGATAGGCCTGCCCCGGCGGCCAATCTCGATACCCACATAAAAGAACTCGTCGATGTGGTGAGGGCGGAGCGCGACGAGGTTGTCCTCGTCGGGCAATCCTATGGCGGCATGGTTGTGAGCGGTGCGGCCGATGCCGCGCCGTCGCGGATCCGGGCGCTGGTCTATGTCGACGCCTATGTGCCCGATGACGGCGACTCGCTCTGGTCCCTGACGACGCCTCGTTTTCGGGATGTCTTCATCGAGGGGGCGAAGGCCGACGGGCTCAGCTGCGCGCCGCCTGCCCATCTCGACGCGCGCTGCCGGCCGCATCCGATAGGCACCTTCCTCCAGGCGATCAAGCTCAGCGGGCGCTGGCGCGAGGTGCCGCGCAAGACCTATATCGGGGCGTTTGGATGGGAAGGGAGCCCGTTCCGCGACCTCCATGAACGCTTGAGCGGCGATCCGGAGTGGTCGACCTTCGTCTTCGATTGCGGGCACAACGTCGCGCGGCTCAATCCGGAGGCCCTGGTCGAGGTGTTGCTGGCGCAGGTTTAA
- a CDS encoding ABZJ_00895 family protein → MPQQPTASPISTGALVLRYSGFLIIGVVLLNVVFLALESYFKFSPGNMGAMGIFLIWGAGTWVGQLWFLREQVRPASGRAWTVAALCALVTYAVQAAFVLLAAGVALSEFGTLGLRRSSDQMVILGVFVGVALLELLVIRLAISMGAKGAEKRAQRQAAKA, encoded by the coding sequence ATGCCTCAACAGCCGACCGCTTCGCCCATTTCTACGGGCGCCCTCGTCCTGCGCTATAGCGGGTTCCTGATCATCGGCGTGGTCCTGCTCAATGTCGTCTTCCTGGCGCTCGAATCCTATTTCAAGTTCAGCCCAGGCAATATGGGCGCGATGGGGATATTCCTGATCTGGGGCGCAGGCACATGGGTCGGCCAGCTCTGGTTCCTCCGCGAGCAGGTGCGCCCAGCCTCCGGCCGGGCCTGGACCGTCGCAGCCTTATGTGCGCTCGTGACCTATGCGGTTCAGGCGGCCTTCGTGCTGCTGGCGGCTGGAGTTGCGCTGAGTGAGTTCGGAACCCTGGGCCTGCGCAGGAGCAGCGACCAGATGGTCATTCTCGGCGTGTTCGTGGGCGTCGCCTTGCTGGAACTGCTCGTCATCCGCCTTGCGATCAGCATGGGAGCGAAAGGGGCGGAGAAGCGGGCGCAGCGTCAGGCCGCCAAGGCCTGA
- a CDS encoding cytochrome P450 — translation MQVMISPDGDPAHVRAAPSHPDPYPYYSRLARERPFFRDEINGWWVAANAASVAEVLASAVCLTRPLNGPIPEALRGGAAADIFGRLVRLRDDEARGKLKGAVAGALASIYLRQVADIARRRAAELYSELGPARDKSWIAQFMFALPVQVIAHLLGIPQRHYGDVMGWLGDYGAAAAAAGTGIPAAIPEMIARGHRGAKALLDLVGTLADAPERRGPLFDALIREATRLGCGDKDVIVNAVGYMIQGYAGTASLIGSTLLALARDPALCAKVDADRALLRPLVGEVARHDTVTSSTFRFMARDGEIAGHELRQGEMIIVLLAAANRDPTLNPDPDRLDIMRVDRKSFEFGAGAHACPADKAASLLVEIAVDHLLTWRVPLNDLEASLTYAVSGHVRTPLFKG, via the coding sequence ATGCAGGTGATGATTTCGCCAGACGGTGATCCCGCCCATGTTCGCGCGGCGCCGTCCCATCCGGACCCATACCCTTACTATTCCCGGCTCGCGCGAGAGCGACCGTTCTTCCGAGACGAGATCAATGGCTGGTGGGTGGCTGCGAACGCCGCTTCCGTCGCCGAGGTCCTGGCCAGTGCGGTCTGTCTCACCCGCCCTTTGAACGGGCCGATCCCAGAGGCGCTACGCGGCGGCGCAGCAGCCGACATTTTCGGGCGGCTCGTGCGGCTGCGCGACGATGAGGCACGCGGCAAACTCAAGGGTGCGGTCGCGGGCGCCTTGGCCAGCATCTACCTTCGCCAGGTCGCTGATATTGCGCGGAGGCGCGCGGCTGAGCTCTACAGCGAGCTTGGGCCGGCCCGCGACAAATCCTGGATCGCGCAGTTCATGTTCGCGCTGCCGGTGCAGGTCATCGCTCACCTGCTCGGTATCCCCCAGAGACACTACGGCGACGTGATGGGTTGGCTCGGGGATTATGGCGCCGCCGCAGCGGCGGCCGGAACCGGAATTCCGGCAGCGATACCCGAGATGATCGCGCGCGGGCATCGCGGCGCGAAGGCGCTGCTGGACCTCGTCGGTACGCTAGCGGATGCTCCAGAGCGGCGCGGACCGCTCTTCGATGCGCTGATTCGGGAGGCGACGCGCCTCGGATGCGGCGACAAGGATGTGATCGTCAACGCTGTTGGTTACATGATCCAGGGCTATGCCGGGACCGCGTCGCTGATCGGGTCGACCCTTCTGGCGCTCGCGCGAGATCCGGCGTTGTGTGCAAAGGTCGACGCCGACAGGGCCTTGTTGCGTCCGCTTGTTGGGGAGGTGGCGCGGCACGACACCGTGACCAGCAGCACTTTTCGCTTCATGGCGCGTGATGGCGAGATCGCTGGTCACGAGCTACGCCAGGGGGAAATGATCATCGTCCTGCTGGCGGCGGCCAACCGCGATCCCACGCTCAATCCCGATCCCGATCGGCTCGACATTATGCGGGTGGATCGGAAATCGTTTGAATTCGGCGCCGGCGCTCACGCTTGCCCGGCTGACAAGGCCGCCTCCCTGCTCGTCGAAATCGCAGTCGACCACCTGCTGACTTGGCGCGTGCCTCTCAACGATCTCGAGGCATCGCTGACCTATGCCGTTTCCGGACATGTCCGCACGCCCTTGTTCAAGGGTTGA
- a CDS encoding LysR family transcriptional regulator has translation MNMDSEALETFVTIHHANGFSRAAEILGRSQPAISRRIALLEGELGVPVFERAAGGAVLSEAGGMLLPHAERVLAALRDAQSAIEAMRTGAAGRVALVTVGTLAGSNLTAVLKRFTADHPGIDLSISTATSAEVSELVRRGEAMIGLRYLLDVAPDLVCEHIASETMAVACAPEHPFAAKGLASMSALRDERWFAFRNAYDLRESFADNIFAQFQACGIGEIRWTPVDSLNAMKRLVEAGLGLALLPESAIEEELRTDSLATIVIADLKVANPVYAVIRRGGYLSPATLNLLSLLRTETGLVNRSTVRDANRPPQIARPPT, from the coding sequence ATGAACATGGACAGCGAAGCCCTCGAGACCTTTGTCACCATCCATCATGCCAACGGGTTTTCCCGCGCCGCTGAAATCCTCGGCCGCTCTCAACCGGCGATCAGCCGGCGCATCGCGCTGCTGGAAGGCGAACTCGGCGTGCCGGTATTCGAGCGAGCCGCGGGTGGCGCGGTGCTCAGTGAAGCAGGCGGAATGCTACTGCCTCATGCCGAACGCGTGCTGGCCGCTCTGCGCGATGCGCAGAGCGCGATCGAGGCGATGCGCACGGGCGCTGCCGGCCGTGTCGCGCTCGTCACCGTCGGCACGCTTGCTGGATCGAACCTCACCGCCGTGCTGAAACGCTTCACAGCCGATCACCCTGGAATCGATCTGTCGATCAGCACCGCCACGAGCGCCGAGGTCAGCGAGCTGGTGAGGCGTGGCGAAGCCATGATCGGACTGCGCTATCTTCTCGATGTCGCGCCCGACCTCGTCTGCGAGCACATCGCGTCGGAAACCATGGCCGTCGCATGTGCCCCCGAACATCCCTTCGCCGCTAAAGGCCTGGCGTCGATGTCGGCCTTGCGCGACGAGCGCTGGTTCGCCTTCCGCAACGCATACGATCTGCGCGAAAGTTTCGCGGACAACATATTCGCGCAGTTTCAGGCATGCGGGATCGGCGAGATCCGCTGGACGCCAGTGGACAGTCTCAACGCGATGAAGCGATTGGTCGAGGCTGGCCTTGGCCTCGCGCTATTGCCGGAAAGCGCGATCGAGGAGGAGCTGCGCACCGATTCGCTGGCCACCATCGTGATCGCTGACCTCAAGGTGGCCAATCCCGTCTATGCTGTCATCCGCCGAGGCGGCTATCTCAGTCCCGCTACTCTCAATCTGCTGTCGCTCCTCAGAACCGAGACAGGCCTCGTCAACCGTTCGACTGTGCGGGACGCGAATCGACCACCGCAGATTGCTCGGCCACCCACGTGA
- a CDS encoding isovaleryl-CoA dehydrogenase — MLANAPRPFNFDLGETADAIRDTVHAFAQEKIAPRAEEIDKTNLFPRDLWPEMGALGLHGITVPEEYGGAGLGYLEHCVAIEEVSRASASVGLSYGAHSNLCINQIARNGNEAQKRKYLPKLISGAHVGALAMSEPGSGSDVVSMKTKAVKKGDRYVLTGNKMWITNGPIAETLVVYAKTDPEAGPKGITAFLIEKGMKGFSTHQKLDKLGMRGSDTCELVFEDCEVPEENVLGSVGRGVNVLMSGLDYERVVLSAGPLGIMQAAMDIVLPYIHERKQFGQSIGEFQLVQGKVADMYVAMNSCKAYVYAVAKACDRAETTREDAAGAILIAAEKATQLALDAIQLLGGNGYINDYPTGRLLRDAKLYEIGAGTSEIRRMLIGRELFNKTK; from the coding sequence ATGCTCGCCAACGCGCCCCGCCCCTTCAATTTCGACCTCGGCGAGACCGCCGACGCGATCCGCGACACCGTCCATGCCTTCGCGCAGGAGAAGATCGCCCCGCGCGCCGAGGAGATCGATAAGACGAACCTGTTCCCGCGCGATCTCTGGCCGGAAATGGGCGCGCTCGGCCTGCACGGCATCACCGTCCCTGAGGAATATGGCGGCGCCGGCCTCGGCTATCTCGAGCATTGCGTCGCGATCGAGGAGGTCAGCCGCGCCTCGGCCTCGGTCGGTCTCAGCTACGGCGCCCACTCCAATCTCTGCATCAACCAGATCGCCCGCAACGGCAACGAGGCGCAGAAGCGCAAATACCTGCCCAAGCTGATCTCGGGCGCGCATGTCGGTGCGCTCGCCATGTCCGAGCCGGGCTCGGGCTCCGACGTCGTCTCGATGAAGACCAAGGCGGTGAAGAAGGGCGACCGCTATGTCCTGACCGGCAACAAGATGTGGATCACCAACGGCCCGATCGCCGAGACCCTGGTGGTCTACGCCAAGACCGATCCGGAAGCCGGCCCGAAGGGCATCACCGCCTTCCTGATCGAGAAGGGCATGAAGGGTTTCTCGACCCATCAGAAGCTCGACAAGCTCGGCATGCGCGGCTCCGACACCTGCGAGCTCGTCTTCGAGGATTGCGAGGTCCCCGAGGAGAACGTGCTCGGCTCGGTCGGGCGCGGCGTCAACGTGCTGATGAGCGGGCTCGACTATGAGCGCGTCGTGCTCTCGGCCGGCCCGCTCGGCATCATGCAGGCGGCGATGGACATCGTCCTGCCCTATATCCACGAGCGCAAGCAGTTCGGCCAGTCGATCGGCGAGTTCCAGCTCGTCCAGGGCAAGGTCGCCGACATGTATGTCGCGATGAACTCGTGCAAGGCCTATGTCTACGCCGTCGCCAAGGCCTGCGACCGGGCCGAGACCACCCGCGAGGACGCCGCCGGCGCCATCCTGATCGCGGCCGAGAAGGCGACACAGCTCGCCCTCGACGCGATCCAGCTGCTCGGCGGCAACGGCTACATCAACGACTACCCGACCGGGCGGCTCCTCAGGGACGCTAAGCTCTACGAGATCGGCGCCGGCACTAGCGAGATCCGCCGCATGCTGATCGGCCGGGAATTGTTCAACAAGACGAAGTGA
- a CDS encoding gamma-glutamylcyclotransferase family protein, whose translation MPLYFAYGANMDVAAMRERCPRSTPLGLARLPRHRFIITTDGYASVLRDPRESVHGVLWDCALGDIRTLDKFEELASGLYIKINQPVVVEGGAKRALIYVGRSAQIGKPRPGYLENVIASARSWALPETYLTGMNRFLSKPIQDGKPLNQDLNEPLPAGPVAGVRPRAAAPSSAIRTGKASE comes from the coding sequence ATGCCCCTCTATTTCGCCTATGGCGCCAACATGGATGTCGCCGCGATGCGCGAGCGCTGCCCGCGCTCGACGCCGCTCGGCCTTGCGCGCCTGCCGCGCCACCGCTTCATCATCACCACCGACGGCTATGCCTCTGTGCTCCGCGACCCGCGCGAGAGCGTCCACGGCGTGCTCTGGGATTGCGCGCTCGGCGACATCCGCACGCTCGACAAGTTCGAAGAGCTGGCGAGTGGCCTCTACATCAAGATCAACCAGCCGGTCGTGGTCGAGGGCGGCGCCAAGCGCGCGCTGATCTATGTCGGGCGCAGCGCGCAGATTGGAAAGCCCCGTCCCGGCTATCTCGAAAACGTCATCGCCAGCGCCAGAAGCTGGGCTTTGCCAGAGACTTACCTCACCGGCATGAATCGTTTTCTGAGCAAGCCGATTCAGGATGGCAAACCATTGAATCAGGATCTGAACGAACCGCTGCCGGCCGGTCCGGTCGCCGGTGTCAGACCGCGCGCCGCCGCACCAAGCTCGGCGATCCGTACCGGCAAAGCGTCCGAATAG
- a CDS encoding DUF3592 domain-containing protein, with amino-acid sequence MSGIVGWITGKIKWLLLIAAIGGPVLAFFSWQDGERVRTIAAKGIEAQASVEGATRTKRRRGGTSYSVDLAWKDATGKDRTAEKISVSSQFANRIISNDKLTVDTLKIKYLPDEPGKDAVIIADDAAKQADQDSEMIYVGAGAGAIGIVGSALFLLLGRRRQEDEPQTA; translated from the coding sequence ATGAGCGGAATCGTCGGCTGGATCACCGGCAAGATCAAATGGCTGCTGCTGATCGCAGCGATCGGAGGGCCGGTCCTCGCCTTCTTCAGCTGGCAGGATGGCGAGCGCGTCAGGACGATCGCGGCGAAGGGCATCGAAGCACAGGCCTCGGTCGAAGGCGCGACCCGCACCAAGCGCCGTCGCGGCGGCACCAGCTATTCCGTCGACCTCGCCTGGAAGGATGCCACCGGCAAGGACCGCACCGCCGAGAAGATCTCGGTCTCCAGCCAGTTCGCCAATCGCATCATCAGCAACGACAAGCTCACCGTCGACACGTTGAAGATCAAATACCTGCCGGACGAGCCGGGCAAGGACGCAGTGATCATCGCCGACGATGCCGCCAAACAGGCGGATCAGGACAGCGAGATGATCTATGTCGGCGCCGGAGCCGGCGCGATCGGCATCGTCGGCTCGGCGCTCTTCCTCCTGCTCGGCCGCCGTCGCCAGGAGGACGAGCCGCAGACCGCCTGA
- a CDS encoding alpha/beta hydrolase, with amino-acid sequence MDRRHFSIALAAAMAAPLTARAQSAVFLDYTQDALDKAYDQRVWAPNAQEVIARYASDSAAVRQKYPPKTERYGESEAETLDIFAPAGAKDLPVMVFIHGGAWRALGREDASAPATSFVENGCLYVALNFANIPAVRLPEMAAQCRRALLWVHRNIARLGGDPQRIFVSGHSSGGHLCGVMLTSDWSALGGPRDLIKGGVAMSGMYELYPVMLSARSSYVDISTDELAALSAMRHLDRIACNVIVAFGDKESPEFQRQSNEFATALAGMGRLTRRIVLPGPITSWCLRRSTMRRPNFLKPC; translated from the coding sequence ATGGATCGTCGTCATTTCAGTATCGCGCTTGCTGCCGCGATGGCCGCGCCGCTTACGGCACGGGCACAATCGGCCGTGTTTCTCGATTACACGCAGGATGCGCTCGACAAGGCCTATGATCAGCGCGTCTGGGCGCCGAACGCGCAAGAGGTGATCGCCCGCTACGCCAGCGACAGCGCGGCGGTCCGGCAAAAATATCCGCCGAAGACGGAGCGCTACGGCGAGAGCGAGGCCGAGACGCTCGACATCTTCGCGCCCGCCGGGGCGAAGGACCTGCCGGTGATGGTCTTCATCCATGGCGGCGCCTGGCGGGCGCTGGGGCGGGAGGACGCCTCGGCGCCAGCCACGAGCTTCGTCGAGAACGGCTGCCTCTATGTGGCGCTGAACTTCGCCAATATCCCGGCGGTGCGCCTGCCCGAGATGGCGGCGCAGTGCCGGCGGGCACTCCTTTGGGTTCACAGGAACATTGCGCGCCTTGGCGGCGATCCGCAGCGCATCTTCGTCTCGGGCCACTCCTCCGGCGGGCACCTCTGCGGCGTGATGCTGACGAGCGATTGGTCGGCGCTGGGCGGTCCGAGGGACCTGATCAAGGGCGGCGTCGCGATGAGCGGCATGTACGAGCTCTATCCGGTGATGCTCTCGGCCCGCAGCTCCTATGTCGATATCTCGACGGACGAGCTCGCGGCGCTCAGCGCGATGCGCCATCTCGACCGGATCGCCTGCAATGTCATCGTTGCCTTTGGCGACAAGGAGAGCCCGGAATTCCAGCGGCAATCCAACGAGTTCGCGACGGCGCTTGCCGGTATGGGGCGCCTGACGCGGCGGATCGTTCTGCCCGGGCCAATCACTTCGTGGTGCCTGAGGCGCTCAACGATGCGAAGACCGAACTTTCTCAAGCCGTGCTGA